The proteins below are encoded in one region of Sporosarcina sp. FSL K6-1508:
- the sigG gene encoding RNA polymerase sporulation sigma factor SigG: MVRTRVEICGIDTSELPLLTNDVMKATFIRLQSGDHAAREELVIGNLRLVLSLVQRFAYRGEQADDLFQVGCIGLLKSIDNFDLKHNVRFSTYAVPMIIGEIKRHLRDHHSIRVSRSLRDIAYKAIRAKEQFINDNQREPRISDLSEATGIPADDILFALDAIQDPMSLHEPMNGDGGDPVFMMDQIQDKTVSEERWLTYVSVKETVSTMDERQQSILSKRFYLGQTQTEIAKELGISQAQISRLEKSAVQTIREGMDHK, encoded by the coding sequence ATGGTGCGTACAAGGGTAGAAATTTGTGGAATCGATACGTCCGAATTGCCATTACTCACAAACGACGTGATGAAAGCAACGTTTATCAGGTTGCAGAGCGGAGATCATGCAGCTCGGGAAGAACTCGTCATTGGCAATTTACGACTCGTCCTTAGTCTGGTTCAAAGATTCGCCTATAGGGGGGAACAAGCGGATGACTTATTCCAAGTCGGATGTATCGGCTTGCTTAAGTCGATTGATAACTTTGATCTGAAACATAATGTAAGATTTTCAACATACGCAGTCCCAATGATAATTGGGGAAATAAAAAGACATCTGCGTGACCATCACTCAATACGGGTGTCAAGATCACTTCGGGATATTGCATATAAGGCAATTAGAGCAAAAGAGCAGTTCATTAATGATAATCAGAGGGAACCGCGAATATCCGATTTGTCAGAAGCGACAGGCATACCTGCCGACGATATTCTGTTTGCGCTTGATGCCATTCAAGATCCTATGTCGCTGCATGAACCGATGAATGGTGATGGCGGAGATCCAGTGTTCATGATGGATCAGATACAGGATAAAACCGTTTCTGAGGAACGGTGGTTAACGTATGTATCTGTAAAGGAAACAGTATCTACGATGGACGAAAGGCAACAATCCATTCTTTCAAAACGATTTTACTTGGGACAAACGCAAACTGAAATCGCCAAGGAACTAGGCATTTCACAAGCACAAATTTCAAGATTGGAGAAGAGCGCAGTACAAACCATACGGGAAGGGATGGACCATAAATGA
- a CDS encoding PRC-barrel domain-containing protein, which translates to MRFSEIQKKEVIDVTKGSFLGFVQDATIDIVNGKVESLHVGGGERNSFFDAKNKDTKRVNLTEITTIGKDIVLVGKKEAEK; encoded by the coding sequence ATGAGGTTTTCAGAAATACAAAAAAAAGAAGTTATAGACGTTACCAAGGGTTCATTCCTTGGATTTGTCCAAGATGCGACGATTGATATTGTAAATGGTAAAGTAGAATCCTTACACGTTGGCGGAGGGGAAAGGAACAGTTTTTTTGATGCAAAAAACAAGGATACGAAACGTGTCAATCTTACAGAGATTACAACAATCGGTAAAGATATTGTACTTGTAGGCAAAAAGGAGGCAGAAAAATGA
- the sigE gene encoding RNA polymerase sporulation sigma factor SigE: MLYKIRKWMSIITSFFKRKNGAYYIGGHESLPKPLTREEEAITIKAFMEGDMNARDRLIEKNLRLVVYIARRFDNTNTHIEDLISIGAIGLIKAIETFKIDKNIKLATYASRCIENEILMHLRKTNKTRSEISFDEPLNSDADGNELLLSDILGTDEHIIIDDVEKKIERQHMIEAIMSLEERERYIMECRFGLTGEVEMTQKEVAELLGISQSYISRLEKKIIFELRESLNQPIA, encoded by the coding sequence ATGCTGTATAAAATCAGAAAATGGATGTCGATAATCACCAGCTTTTTTAAACGGAAAAACGGCGCATACTATATTGGAGGACATGAATCCCTGCCAAAGCCGTTGACCCGGGAAGAAGAGGCTATAACAATCAAAGCCTTTATGGAAGGCGATATGAATGCGCGCGATAGACTGATTGAAAAAAACCTTCGTCTTGTTGTTTACATTGCACGTCGTTTTGATAACACAAATACACATATTGAAGATCTCATTAGCATCGGCGCTATTGGACTTATAAAGGCAATTGAAACATTCAAAATTGACAAAAATATAAAATTAGCTACTTATGCATCACGCTGTATTGAAAATGAAATTTTGATGCATCTCCGTAAAACAAATAAGACACGTTCAGAAATTTCATTTGATGAGCCGCTTAATTCCGATGCGGATGGTAATGAATTACTGTTGTCGGATATTCTTGGTACTGATGAGCACATTATCATTGACGACGTTGAAAAGAAAATCGAGCGTCAGCATATGATTGAGGCAATTATGAGTCTTGAAGAACGAGAACGCTATATTATGGAATGCCGTTTTGGTTTGACAGGAGAAGTAGAAATGACACAAAAAGAAGTGGCAGAACTACTTGGGATATCCCAATCTTATATTTCACGCCTCGAAAAGAAAATCATTTTTGAATTACGTGAAAGTTTAAATCAACCAATTGCATAA